Proteins from a genomic interval of Pectinophora gossypiella chromosome 4, ilPecGoss1.1, whole genome shotgun sequence:
- the LOC126366072 gene encoding cAMP-dependent protein kinase catalytic subunit alpha-like has translation MTLESGDDHHNRKKYSHQAQQTHKRLLDSYKFEFYEKYSNEEAFSTRKQVTDYDRIKTVGLGAFAAVFLVRDKDTLQVHAMKAVDKGEVVKKKAVKHLHNEKKILQCVNFPFVMNCDSVCKDNRDIKPENIFIDKNGYVKIGDYGFAKVIKSRTWTLCGTPQYLAPEIIMSKGYSYSVDWWSFGVLIFEMVSGYAPFCHHEPAKLYDKILLGRFKAPDTMSGICKQLVKRLLNVDPTKRYGSLKSGVYDIKSHEWFGDIDWGSIFHQKIEAPHVPIVKDLGVGEGFTERGDVMLKTSPVCEYEEEFRNF, from the exons ATGACACTTGAAAGTGGAGACGATCATCACAATCGGAAGAAATATAGCCACCAAGCACAACAAACTCATAAGCGCCTGTTAGACTCTTATAAATTCGAATTCTATgaaaagtattctaatgaagaAGCTTTTAGCACTAGGAAGCAAGTCACAGATTACGATAGAATAAAAACGGTAGGGTTGGGCGCATTCGCTGCCGTGTTTCTAGTTCGGGATAAAGATACGCTGCAGGTGCACGCCATGAAAGCAGTGGACAAGGGAGAAGTTGTGAAAAAAAAGGCCGTTAAACATTTAcataatgaaaagaaaatacTACAATGTGTCAATTTTCCATTTGTAATGAATTGTGACTCTGTTTGCAAAGATA ACAGAGACATCAAacctgaaaatatatttattgataaaaacGGGTATGTAAAAATCGGTGACTACGGTTTCGCCAAAGTGATCAAGAGCAGGACGTGGACTTTATGCGGGACGCCGCAATATTTGGCTCCGGAGATAATCATGTCGAAAGGATACTCTTATTCTGTGGACTGGTGGTCGTTCGGAGTACTCATCTTCGAGATGGTCTCTGGTTACGCTCCGTTTTGTCACCACGAGCCTGCAAAGCTTTATgataagattttattaggtcGTTTTAAGGCACCTGATACTATGTCCGGTATATGCAAGCAGTTGGTAAAGCGCTTGCTGAATGTGGATCCAACCAAACGGTATGGGTCCTTAAAGTCGGGCGTATATGATATCAAAAGCCATGAATGGTTCGGAGACATCGACTGGGGTAGCATATTTCATCAGAAAATTGAAGCTCCACACGTACCAATAGTGAAAGACCTCGGGGTGGGAGAAGGATTCACTGAACGCGGTGACGTCATGCTTAAAACCTCCCCAGTTTGTGAATATGAAGAGGAATTTAGAAATTTCTAA